A single region of the Streptococcus macedonicus ACA-DC 198 genome encodes:
- the tils gene encoding tRNA(Ile)-lysidine synthase, producing the protein MYDNIFKEIQKKAYFAKHKKVLIAVSGGVDSMNLLHFLYIYRDKLEIEIGIAHINHKQRQESEMEEAYLCEWAEKHQIPIYVDYFSGIFSEKAARDFRYQFFKKIMVEKNYTAVVTAHHADDQAETIFMRFLRGSRLRHLSGIQAVSSFGTGELIRPFLTIPKKDLPEIFHFEDDSNQSLDYLRNRIRNQYLPSLEKENPKFRQSLQHLGQESQQLFQAIQDLTAEIDITDCSQFLAQTTAVQTFLFQNYLEEFPDLQVSHGQFNEMLQLLRNKTNLVYQIKGNYWLKKDYQSFQITKIRPKTDRESAEKVLEYNSMVKYGQYRFQFKNKDRDGIPVYSSHPILLRQRQAGDSIDFGTFSKKLRRLFIDEKIPIQERTDAIIGEQDKKIIFVLVGGKIYLRKPSKHDIMEGKLYIEKIRNR; encoded by the coding sequence ATGTACGATAATATTTTTAAAGAAATTCAAAAAAAGGCATATTTTGCCAAACATAAAAAAGTTTTAATAGCTGTATCGGGTGGAGTAGATTCTATGAATCTGCTACACTTTTTGTATATATACCGTGATAAATTAGAAATTGAGATTGGAATTGCTCATATCAACCATAAACAGCGACAAGAGTCAGAAATGGAAGAAGCCTACCTTTGTGAGTGGGCTGAAAAACATCAGATTCCGATTTATGTCGATTATTTTTCTGGTATTTTTTCGGAAAAAGCTGCGCGTGATTTTCGTTATCAATTTTTTAAGAAAATTATGGTAGAAAAAAACTATACTGCTGTGGTGACTGCACATCATGCAGATGACCAAGCTGAAACGATTTTTATGCGTTTTTTGCGTGGCAGTCGTCTTCGTCATTTATCAGGAATACAAGCTGTTAGCTCGTTTGGTACAGGAGAGTTAATCCGTCCTTTTTTGACTATTCCTAAAAAAGATTTACCAGAAATTTTTCATTTTGAAGATGATTCTAATCAGTCATTGGATTATCTGCGAAATCGTATTAGAAATCAATATCTGCCAAGTTTGGAAAAGGAAAATCCCAAATTTAGGCAATCTTTGCAACATCTCGGACAGGAAAGTCAACAACTCTTTCAAGCCATTCAAGATTTAACAGCAGAAATTGACATAACAGATTGTTCTCAATTTTTAGCACAAACAACAGCTGTACAAACTTTCCTTTTTCAAAATTATCTTGAGGAATTTCCTGATTTGCAAGTATCACACGGTCAATTTAATGAAATGTTGCAGTTGCTACGAAATAAGACAAATCTAGTGTATCAAATCAAGGGAAATTATTGGTTAAAGAAAGATTACCAAAGCTTTCAAATCACAAAAATCAGACCTAAGACCGATAGGGAATCAGCAGAAAAAGTGCTAGAATATAACAGCATGGTCAAATATGGTCAGTATCGATTTCAATTTAAAAACAAGGATAGGGATGGCATTCCTGTTTACAGTTCTCACCCAATTCTTTTAAGACAAAGACAAGCGGGTGATTCCATTGATTTTGGAACTTTTTCAAAAAAATTGCGTAGGCTTTTTATTGACGAAAAAATCCCAATTCAAGAACGAACAGATGCTATTATCGGTGAACAAGATAAAAAAATTATTTTTGTCTTGGTTGGCGGTAAAATTTATTTGAGAAAACCCTCTAAACATGATATAATGGAGGGCAAATTGTATATTGAAAAAATTAGAAATAGGTGA
- the hpt gene encoding Hypoxanthine-guanine phosphoribosyltransferase, with protein sequence MKKLEIGDVMLEQDIKKVLYSEEEIIAKTKELGEQLTKDYEGKNPLLIGVLKGSVPFMAELIKHIDTHVELDFMVVSSYGNQTTSSGEVKILKDVDTNIEGRDVVFIEDIIDTGRTLKYLRDMFKYRKANSVKIATLFDKPEGRVVDIEADYVCYDVPNEFIVGFGLDYAERYRNLPYVGVLKEEIYSK encoded by the coding sequence TTGAAAAAATTAGAAATAGGTGATGTCATGCTTGAACAAGATATTAAAAAAGTTTTGTACTCAGAAGAGGAGATTATTGCCAAAACCAAAGAATTAGGCGAACAACTAACGAAAGATTATGAAGGTAAAAATCCTCTTTTAATCGGTGTTCTGAAAGGTTCTGTACCATTTATGGCAGAATTAATCAAACATATCGATACACATGTTGAATTAGACTTTATGGTCGTTTCTAGTTATGGTAATCAAACAACTAGTAGTGGTGAAGTGAAGATTTTAAAAGACGTTGACACTAACATTGAAGGTCGTGATGTTGTCTTTATCGAAGATATCATTGATACTGGACGTACTCTTAAATACCTTCGCGACATGTTTAAATACCGTAAAGCAAATTCAGTAAAAATTGCAACTCTTTTTGATAAACCAGAAGGTCGCGTTGTCGATATTGAAGCAGATTATGTCTGCTACGATGTTCCAAACGAATTTATTGTAGGGTTTGGTCTTGATTATGCTGAACGTTACCGTAATTTACCATATGTTGGTGTACTAAAGGAAGAAATCTATTCAAAATAA
- the ftsH gene encoding ATP-dependent zinc metalloprotease FtsH → MKNNKNNGFVRNSFIYILLIIAGITAFQYYLRGTSTQSQQINYSTLIKQIKAGDIKSITYQPSGSIIEVSGEYTKAQTTETSSSLPFLEGSTNSTVTEFTSIVLPSDSSIEAITSAAEDADVEVTVKPESSSGTWISYIITYIPFIVLIVFFFVMMNQGGNGARGAMGFGKNRAKFQSKGNVKVRFSDVAGAEEEKQELVEVVDFLKNPKKYKALGARIPAGVLLEGPPGTGKTLLAKAVAGEAGVPFFSISGSDFVEMFVGVGASRVRSLFEDAKKAERAIIFIDEIDAVGRRRGAGMGGGNDEREQTLNQLLIEMDGFEGNESIIVIAATNRSDVLDPALLRPGRFDRKILVGSPDVKGREAILRVHAKNKPLAEDVNLKVVAQQTPGFVGADLENVLNEAALVAARRNKKKIDASDIDEAEDRVIAGPSKKDRTISQKEREMVAYHEAGHTIVGLVLSSARVVHKVTIVPRGRAGGYMIALPKEDQMLHSKDELKEQLAGLMGGRVAEEIIFNAQTTGASNDFEQATQLARAMVTEYGMSDKLGPVQYEGNHAVMTGQLSPEKTYSAQTAQMIDDEVRTLLNEARDKAADIINNNRETHKLIAEALLKYETLNAAQIKSIYETGKMPEELENDTEEAHALSYDEVKEKMDDSDDSKE, encoded by the coding sequence ATGAAAAATAACAAAAATAATGGCTTTGTTCGGAATTCCTTTATTTATATTCTTTTAATTATTGCAGGGATTACAGCCTTTCAATATTATCTAAGAGGGACAAGTACACAAAGTCAACAAATTAATTACTCAACTTTAATTAAACAAATTAAAGCGGGTGATATTAAATCAATCACTTACCAACCAAGTGGAAGTATTATTGAAGTCAGTGGTGAATATACAAAAGCTCAAACGACTGAAACAAGTTCAAGCCTTCCATTCTTGGAGGGAAGTACCAATTCTACTGTAACAGAATTCACTTCAATTGTTTTACCAAGTGACTCTTCTATTGAAGCCATTACGAGTGCAGCAGAAGATGCCGATGTTGAAGTTACTGTCAAACCAGAAAGTTCAAGTGGAACTTGGATATCTTACATTATTACTTACATTCCTTTCATTGTCTTGATTGTCTTTTTCTTTGTGATGATGAATCAAGGAGGAAATGGCGCTCGTGGAGCGATGGGTTTTGGTAAAAATCGTGCCAAATTTCAAAGTAAAGGTAATGTAAAAGTTCGTTTCTCCGATGTCGCTGGTGCTGAAGAAGAAAAACAAGAACTTGTTGAAGTTGTTGATTTCTTGAAAAATCCGAAAAAATACAAAGCTCTTGGTGCTCGTATTCCTGCTGGTGTCCTTTTAGAAGGCCCTCCGGGAACAGGTAAGACACTCCTTGCTAAAGCTGTCGCTGGTGAAGCTGGTGTTCCATTCTTTTCAATCTCAGGTTCTGATTTCGTTGAAATGTTTGTTGGTGTCGGTGCAAGTCGTGTAAGATCGCTTTTTGAAGATGCTAAAAAGGCTGAACGTGCCATTATTTTCATCGATGAAATTGACGCCGTTGGCCGCCGTCGTGGCGCTGGTATGGGTGGTGGAAATGATGAACGTGAACAAACACTCAACCAACTCCTTATTGAAATGGACGGCTTTGAAGGCAATGAAAGTATCATTGTTATCGCAGCAACAAACCGTAGCGACGTCTTAGACCCAGCCCTTCTTCGCCCAGGACGCTTTGACCGTAAAATTCTTGTAGGTAGTCCAGACGTTAAAGGACGTGAAGCTATTCTCCGAGTTCATGCTAAAAATAAACCATTAGCAGAAGATGTTAATCTAAAAGTTGTTGCCCAACAAACGCCAGGATTTGTAGGTGCCGACTTGGAAAATGTTCTTAACGAAGCAGCACTAGTTGCCGCTCGTCGTAACAAGAAAAAAATCGATGCTTCAGATATTGACGAAGCAGAAGATAGAGTTATTGCAGGACCTTCTAAGAAAGACCGTACAATCTCTCAAAAAGAACGAGAAATGGTTGCTTATCACGAAGCAGGGCATACAATCGTTGGTTTAGTACTTTCAAGTGCACGTGTTGTCCATAAAGTTACTATTGTGCCACGTGGCCGTGCTGGTGGCTATATGATTGCCCTTCCTAAAGAAGATCAAATGTTACATTCAAAAGATGAATTGAAAGAACAATTAGCTGGTTTGATGGGTGGTCGTGTTGCTGAAGAAATTATCTTTAATGCCCAAACAACAGGCGCTTCAAATGACTTTGAACAAGCCACACAATTAGCTCGTGCTATGGTAACTGAGTATGGTATGAGTGATAAACTTGGTCCTGTTCAATATGAAGGAAATCACGCAGTAATGACAGGGCAATTGTCACCTGAAAAGACATATTCTGCACAAACTGCACAAATGATTGATGACGAAGTTCGCACACTTCTTAATGAAGCACGTGATAAAGCAGCGGATATTATCAATAATAACCGTGAAACACATAAACTCATTGCAGAAGCACTTCTTAAATATGAAACACTTAATGCTGCTCAAATTAAATCAATCTATGAAACAGGAAAAATGCCTGAAGAACTAGAAAACGATACCGAAGAAGCTCACGCTCTATCATACGATGAAGTCAAAGAAAAAATGGATGACTCTGATGATTCTAAAGAATAG